In one Cervus elaphus chromosome 9, mCerEla1.1, whole genome shotgun sequence genomic region, the following are encoded:
- the LOC122700941 gene encoding putative olfactory receptor 2W6, translated as MGRDNDSYHQAFILVGFSERPQLEIILFAFILIFYILTLVGNTAIILLSIVDSRLHTPMYFFLGNLSFLDLCFTTSIVPQLLWNLWGPEKTITYHGCVAQLYIYMLLGSTECVLLAVMAYDRYVAVCQPLHYTVVMHPHLCLQLVTVAWCCGFLNSFVMCPQTMHLSRCGRRKVDHFLCEMPALIAMSCEDTMLVEAFAFVLGVALLLVPLSLILISYGMITAAVLRIKSAAGRKKAFNTCSSHLTVVILFYGTIIYMYLQPANSYSQDQGKFLTLFYTIVTPSVNPLIYTLRNKDVKGAMRKLLGWEKENKET; from the coding sequence ATGGGAAGGGACAATGACAGCTACCATCAGGCATTCATCTTGGTGGGCTTTTCTGAACGACCTCAACTGGAAATAattctctttgcttttattttgatcTTCTACATCCTGACACTAGTGGGCAACACAGCCATCATTCTCTTGTCTATCGTGGACTCCAGGCtccacacacccatgtacttCTTTCTTGGGAACCTATCTTTCTTGGACCTCTGCTTTACAACGAGTATTGTTCCCCAGCTGCTGTGGAACCTTTGGGGTCCAGAGAAGACCATCACCTACCATGGCTGTGTGGCCCAACTCTATATCTATATGCTGTTGGGCTCAACTGAGTGTGTTCTCCTAGCtgtcatggcctatgaccgctacgtggcTGTCTGCCAGCCACTGCACTACACCGTGGTCATGCACCCACATCTCTGCCTGCAACTGGTGACTGTGGCCTGGTGCTGTGGCTTTCTAAACTCCTTTGTTATGTGTCCCCAGACAATGCACCTGTCCCGATGTGGGCGTCGCAAGGTGGACCACTTTCTGTGTGAGATGCCTGCTCTTATTGCCATGTCCTGTGAAGACACAATGCTGGTGGAAGCATTTGCCTTTGTCCTGGGTGTTGCTCTTCTCCTGGTGCCCCTTTCTCTGATCCTCATCTCCTATGGCATGATCACTGCTGCTGTGCTGAGGATCAAGTCAGCAGCAGGGCGCAAGAAGGCTTTCAACACCTGCTCATCTCACCTAACAGTGGTCATTCTCTTCTATGGAACCATCATTTACATGTACCTGCAGCCAGCCAACAGCTACTCCCAAGATCAGGGCAAGTTCCTCACTCTCTTCTATACCATTGTCACTCCCAGTGTCAACCCCCTCATCTATACTTTAAGGAACAAAGATGTGAAAGGGGCAATGAGGAAACTCTTGGGGTGGGAGAAAGAGAATAAGGAAACCTAA
- the LOC122700755 gene encoding putative olfactory receptor 2W6 produces the protein MERNNESSGGDFILLGFSDRPKLEMVLFFVNMIFYFLAVAGNSTIIFLSLVDPRLHTPMYFFLSNLSLLDLCYTTSSIPQMLANLWGPYKTITYVGCVIQLFAFLSVGGIECILLSVMAYDRFAAVCKPLQYMTIMHPQLCLQLAAFAWLSGIANSVLMSPLTMSLGRCGHRRINHFVCEMPAIIRISCVDTSRVEGLAFFLAIPIVLVPLTMILVSYGYIAAAVLGMQSAAGRQKAFNTCSSHMVVVSLFYSSIIYMYMQPGNIASQDQGKFLTLFYCLVTPTLNPFIYTLRNKDVKCAMRKQMQLHKASKQSLPIGDKY, from the exons ATGGAGAGAAACAATGAGAGCTCTGGAGGAGATTTCATTTTGCTTGGGTTTTCTGACCGGCCGAAGCTAGAGATGGTCCTGTTTTTTGTCAACATGATCTTTTACTTTCTGGCTGTTGCTGGCAACTCCACGATCATCTTCCTCTCCCTGGTGGACCCTCGACTGCATACCcctatgtacttcttcctcagcaACCTGTCTCTCCTGGATCTCTGCTACACAACCAGCAGCATTCCCCAGATGTTGGCCAACCTCTGGGGCCCATACAAAACCATCACCTATGTGGGTTGTGTCATCCAGCTCTTTGCCTTCCTCTCTGTGGGGGGCATTGAATGCATTCTACTCTCtgtcatggcctatgaccgctttgCGGCTGTGTGCAAGCCGCTTCAGTACATGACCATCATGCACCCGCAACTGTGCCTGCAGTTGGCAGCCTTTGCATGGCTTAGTGGCATTGCCAACTCCGTCTTGATGTCCCCACTGACGATGTCCCTGGGGCGGTGTGGTCACCGCCGCATCAACCACTTTGTGTGCGAGATGCCGGCTATCATTCGAATCTCTTGCGTGGACACCAGTCGGGTTGAAGGCCTGGCTTTCTTCCTGGCCATTCCCATCGTTCTTGTGCCTCTCACCATGATACTTGTCTCCTACGGTTACATCGCAGCTGCGGTGCTGGGGATGCAGTCTGCAGCCGGGAGGCAAAAGGCCTTTAACACCTGCTCCTCCCACATGGTCGTGGTATCTCTTTTCTACAGCAGCATCATCTACATGTATATGCAGCCTGGGAATATAGCGAGCCAGGACCAGGGCAAGTTCCTCACCCTCTTCTACTGCCTGGTGACCCCCACCCTGAATCCCTTCATCTACACGCTGAGAAACAAAGATGTGAAGTGCGCCATGCGGAAG CAAATGCAGCTTCACAAAGCTAGCAAACAGAGTCTACCTATAGgagataaatattaa